Genomic window (Argopecten irradians isolate NY chromosome 2, Ai_NY, whole genome shotgun sequence):
agtaaatcaatattttgtaatttggctaaagtgtatatataaatataccttTTCTTGTAATAAACCATGAACTTACAAAGACCTACTTCCGTTTGCTAGGGTCTGacactatataaccttaccaaacaAAAAGGGAATTTATGAGACATAATTCTCCTATAACTCCCTTTGGTAGTGATATGTTTAACATGTATTGGAACGTTGTTCATGCCGACGTTGCGGCGTAATGACACAATGCACATTTTTTGTGCGTACTTGTGTGCTACcggaataaaaaaaacaaaattattctaTGTTATTCGCTACGatatttgtagttatgattttaaaatgttgaatatcctaaAGATATTCAACATTTGGTTTAAATTGATGGAAGTGTACTGATGATGTGGGGGGTTCTTATGACATCAGGGGtacttatgacgtcacaagaagGGGGTTCAATGACGGGGTCAGCGAGGAATTTGATTTGGTAATAAAGCGATAACAGTGTACATTACAGTTTGGCttgaaaataacagaaaatggaaatataagcATAAAATTGCCTTCTTGGGGGATTTATGGTCCTAGAATTCTCCCAGGATTACAGACAAATTAATCATAACGTGCTAATGCAAGAAGGCCATCTAATGCTCAAATAATCCCCGCGGAAATAACAGGCTATACGAATCAACCACAGATTGTATTGGTTTGTAGTGAGTCATCAACTTACACAGATTATCAAGACACCACTTGGCACAGAATCCAACCTCACGTTTCTGGTAGTCAGGATTCTGCCACCATTTCTCTAACTCCTCTATTTTGTTTGGTGATGTTCCCTGTAGTGCTCTATTAGTTGTTGCCTTGTTTTCACCTGCAAGTACAAACATATACTGGAAAATTGAAGATGGGATTGCTTTTTCTCATGACAACTCAGAGTATATTTCcattattcaaataaaactcttattcaaaattaatatcaattttcactgaaatcaCATGATTTAAACAATTGTGATTCCATGTTTGATGCCATATTTAATTTCTCAGGATAAATTCAAGAACACTTATTGCACTGTGCACATCTAGGCACTATCAGCTTGTACCATGTGCAATTTCAAACAATAGGCCTACTGGTTTTTGAGAAAATTTGTGTAGGCCGAAAGTGGATAGAGAGACAGAGTATAACAGGGCTCTGATGTGGGCcctaataattaaaacaaaagctgtttgtttcttatttgtttCAAAACTTTCCTATTTCCTTGGTTAATTTTTCAACAACATTAATACCCAATACATATTACTTTTCAATGTAAACATGAAATCCATGTACTTTAATACATGGTATTTCTCAAAGAAAACTATgctataattttgttttcttactTGTCTGTGCAAACTTTTCCAATGCTACCAGGGAATGAAGTATTACAACAGGGGGCAGGGACATATCCTAAAATACAAAAAGTAAGAATTAAAATCAGTTGAGGACATACATCAATATGAACAGATGAAATTCATTTTTGACTAACTAAATCACACTAAATGCTAAGTTTATTGCATTTAAAATGGGAATATGATTTagccaaaaaaaataatttgtccgtttagggttacattggcaaaaaaattagggtcggtaggtccggaggatttttttttacctttttttagtgtctttcactctaactTAATGGCCAGACAcagagtctgagatcgaaaccccaacttttaattttgttttcgtagaaaagtggggaaaaaaatagggtcgggggtaaaataTTACGGTTGGTCGGGTAACcgtaaacagacatattatttttttggccttatacatgtataataaatttAGTTTATTATTCAGATTATCATCCTTCAAACAACATCATGCTATTAAATTCACCTGCCACCATCTAGCAACATATTGTCCTCTATCCAAGATAGaggcctggcagccatcttgttgactgttcagttccaaaatgcaatatgcacaactagggccctaggggaacatgcatatgaaatttgagaaagatatcTTCAGccctttctgaaaaatagcggtaacaaactttaactatcaaaatccaagatggctgcctgacagccatcttgttgactgatcggttccaaaatgcaatatacgcaactagggccctaggggaacctacgtatgaaatttgagaaagatcccttaagccctttctgagaaatagtggtaacaaaataatgttgacagacggagggacggaccatggacgaaaAGCGTTTTAAATAGCCCATGCccccatctgatgatggtgggctaaaaagagAGAATTTTCTTAAAGAGAGACATAGCCTATGTATACTTAGTCTATATGGTTAGCCTATACAAGAGTCTAttgttatatatcaaaacatagACATCATCCACAACCTACATAAGAGAGTCCAATTTTTTACACTCACTACCTTGTAGGAATTACACCAATTACAAATCTCATTATCAAGTATTAAAGCTTACTACATATCCAACTACATCCAGTACCTACACTAAACAGACCTCAGTGACACCCATTCCATACAGACACTGTAGAAAAGAGACTTCTGAATGCTTAAGACTGCTGAACATAATTCATGTACGCAAtaagttggttttttttttaatcgttTTCAGACAAAAATCTTTTGGTGACTAATAAGATTAGCTTACCTCCTAGTTTGGATATAAAAGACTAGAGATATGTATAAAGATTTGATCATCTATATCCAATGCTGATTAGGAACAGATTCTGGAGCAGGTCATCAGAAGATCtttcatcaaaatcatcaaaGACCTTTTGTGAGTCTTTTTTGACTGCTTAAAGCATCaagattttatatacatgtacttactagATTTCCAAGTAGGTAGTCTAACACTCTAGGTGTCAACAGGGCAATACTGTTTGGTCCTGAAATAAAAGGTGATAGGActagttataaaataattttcaaatatattttctcaaaatacaaatCTCCATTCACATGTACCTGTCTAGATACCACATAAAAGTGCATTTGACATTAAAGgtcaataataataatgttatttGGTCTGAATAAAATGgtggattttctttcaaattttcaCAAATCTTATTGTCTAAACTTTAGTCGAAACTAAATTGTATCCttgattaaaatatacataGTCATCATTCTTTTCATCCCAGTCGAACTACAACAACATTGGGACGTCTGATGAAAGGTTAACATAagaaacaatatttaaatacatgtacagaattTACTTACCAGCTAATTTTTCTGCTAAGCAACCAAGAACTACACCAATATTTCTGTGTATCTTTCTAAAAGAATCTGAATTTTTGGCCCCTTGATCTTCGTTGGTTAGATTCATTTTTTGACATAAAACCAATGTTGTTTCCTATAAATTGCagttcaatgaaataaaaaaggtaacaaacataataattacatgtaattatccaGCTTGCCTGTACTGCCCGGTATTTTATTCTTATAATAGTCTAATTGAGATGTATAACCAATATTTGGTAGTGACAAATAAATGGatgtatgataatgatgatgtattACTTTGTCTAAAATTCCACCAATTACAACAACATGGAACTCAAAGATTTTGGATGCATGAAagtaattatacatttttgaacTGAGAATGTCATCTAAATATAGTTTAAGTTTATGActgaaatgataattttgagAAATGGATCTTAATTTGAAACCTAAAGCCAAATGTTGGTGTGGCGTTTGCCACCAGGAAAGTAGCTGTAATGACTACAGTCATTGATAGCAAGACAACTGTATGTCATAGTACACTTCAGTTTTCTGTATAGATACATCAATAGATCACATTAATATTATCACATTTAATCCTTGATTATTGCTAAACTCATTAATCATCAAACAGTCTACAAATGTTTTCACCTTGGTTGGCAGAGGACATTCGTCTAACAGTAGAGTAACAACAGCTGGTCCCAGTGGATCTTCTATAGGAATAGAATGTATGAGGGAGCTGACCATCTCAAGCCATCCACTCTGTGACTCGGCTACCTCTTGTAGACATAGCATTGCCTGTGGTGGTTCCCTCTCACTGAAAGAATATCAGAATTAGGGTCCATGTTTTAGCTGATTCATACAAATGTCATCCAGAAATAATTACCAGTGTTCACTACTATCCATTAAAGTACTGACTTTTATTGAAATAGAACAGATATGAAAACCTATACTGTCGATGCTTAAACTTTCACAAAAGAGTGGTGCAGTCTGTGACGGTTTTTTTTCCGCtgctagtcatttggactagtaaaccccaaaattttactagtcTGACTATTTAATCATTAGTCcaaattaaataatatcatATAGCCGTTTTGCTTTAGCACTTCAGTCATGATCGgtttatgatttttttacagtCTGGGTGCGTTCGTGAACGCAAATTCTCACATTATGATGCATCCAGACAGAAATAATCGCATAcagaatgcactcaaaatgtgttgaaaaatgcaattgaccaccgctcttgtaaatataatatttactgattttaAATTGGGTGGAGAGCCACTAGTCCAATCAgactactgtaaaccaacttttatttgcgtgcgatttattttcacgaatttcatgatccaagtaaattcgcggtgtttatctccgcgaatcaATTTCTACATCACcttatattgataggaattatcATTCAATTGCCAAATCCGCGAATTATTATCTTTGCagacttgttttgaaatggaaatcgtgaaatttaatagccgcaaaagaaagttagtttaccgtatatatatatttcattacaacTGACACTAGTCCAGCTGTAAAATTATAAGTCGTGGGCATCAGATTAATGATAAAAGTCGAAGACTGGCTGGTACTGTAACCTTCAATTCTAAGTTCTGGTTGAAGACCTGACCATGCATATAATCCTTTCACAGTTATGGAATTAAAACCCCTTTTTATTTTTGGCAAACATTATTACttgatacaatatttacattcacttgccacttctactatataaactaacctaGGCAAAGTGAAGTCTATGGGGTTATAATTGACACCCAAAATGTGACCATTATGATTACACTAATTTTGCCATGGTCAACTGAACATCGTCAAAATAGCTGTTCCTTCTTGTGGATTAAATTGATGATGATAAACGGTTTTCATGGTCTAACTGAAACAATGTATATGAGATAATTTTgtcaatataattattaaactatcttcctatgtaTTAAATCTATagtctatatagatggtagagcTTTGGAGGCAATCATCACACTGCGCTAGCGCAGGGCATTATGATAGATTACATAGGAAGACAGTTTCTTGCTTAAGTACCGTAagacatgtttataataaacttGCTTATCACAgacatatgtttataacttaGTCATTGTCGTTCCCCATCAATgttcctataagatgtctgtaatatgtgtgtAATGAATTATGCTTATAACAAAagtgatttcattttttgttataaccatattttactgctTTACTGTAAATAAGAAAATCAAACTGACTTCTTCTAACAACaactttaaataaacaatagAAACAAAAACACCCTCTACTTTCTCTTCTCAGAtctttaaatattcaaaatccACATGATTTTACAACAtaggaaattaaaataattgattacTTCAGTTATTACATACTTATCTACAAGGGACCTAATCACATGAAGAGTTTCCAACACTAGTTCATCTACCGTCTTCCTTGGTCTCCAGCCTCCCGAGGATGCCGGTCTATGATTACCCAATCTTGAATCTGTTTGTAAAGAGTGCTGTCCCCTTGTGCTTGTCTCGGAAGAAATAAAACTTGACACAGCATTGCTCCCTCCTCGGTTTTCTCTGCTGTTGGTTTTATCTTTACAAATACATGCTCCCATCTTCCAAGCAAATGACTGCAATACTTGCTTTAGCAGTCTCCTGTTTTTTATTGCACTTCTGAAAATGTTGTGCGCAATCCAAAATGTCACAATCATACCATGTCTTACAGCCCTTTCCTctaattttatgtattatttcaagtCCTTATTTTACTAGCATAATTCTCTTTCATGGCCATGTTactttcaaatataatttacaacctgaaaatacaaataacaataggtttgttttacaacaaaaactacaacaaaatattttgtaaatgatattaGAACGACAGTGATATATAACGTTATACAGATATAAGAACTTGGATAATGCAACAAATGTGAAGGAAAAATGACCGCAAACGATAACATTCATTAATCATAGGAGTAGCAACATATATGCAATACTTCTAAATACATCACAAACGATAAAGTTACCTTTACGACCTTGTATCACGGAGAAAATCAATCTTACTCATCTACCTTGTCAATATAGGAAGAGAAACTAGTTCGACGTCGTCCATATTGGAATTACGAAAGGCATCATGGGTAATTTACATACTTTTCACATTCCGTTTTATATATGAGGATGATATGGCCATATTAACTAGGaggaatttgaaataaactaaatcatgaaaaaatcttTCACATAGATTTCCAACAAAATGATACTGAAATTATTTGCAGCGGGCACCTGACAACGGAAGTTGACATCGGCCATATTGGTTTACTCCAACCGAGAAAGACTTGAGGATGGCACAATCAACAGAACGTAAACTCGACGTCCAAACGGACACAAATCGTTTTACGCTCACAGGCAGATCATGTGAAATGTCGGCATACTCATTTATACCCCCGAAACGGGAAGATCCTCCAGAAAGAACTGTTTTCAATACCCCCAAAGACGTACGTACACAATGCTTGATCTGTTGATATAATTTCTATATCTATACTGTATATGATACGTTGTAGAACCCGTTTCCGGTTTTAACACAACGGTAAATTGATAATCTGAGACAGTAATGGTACTCAGTAGGCTAGCGCCCCACCTTTTTACTAATTCTTGTCTCCCATCCCAGTCCCCTCTCTCTGAATGTCCTCCTGATCTAGACCTCATAGCACATCTGTacttactccaacaatgttagaggtattagcacgacgagacacttttgatcagaattttctcaatatcgatatctaatattattggattaatCTGTACTCAGgatgtaaataatttaattcTCATCTCAATTTTCATTAACCTGTAGAACAGTATGTAACTCATTTTTTttcctcttcttcctaactgacagacttcttcctaatgtctcagATTTTCTCTTGACACCACCTCTATTTTGGTCTTGATTTGAGTGTTTTCCCCAGTATTAGAAAGCCTCTAAGCTCTTTCCCATAGTCAAGACACGACTGTCTGCGACTAAGCATTAGTCTGATGCCCATGACTACTGGCAAGCGACCAGTTCTCACCAAGTACCAATTCCCGCCATCCCATATGAACTTGTATGATCACAGACGAATTGTGAGACAATATTTTAGTGGAAATCAGCATGGCAGTGTCTTCTATCAGAAGAAGACTTTATTGACTAAATTTGCGTGGAAATCGTACTGATACAAATGCAATGGCAAGAATTGTTACTCGGCGAGAACTGGTCGCAAGAACTGGTACTCAGCGAGAACTGGTCGCCTGCCAGTATTTTACAGCTGAACTATTGCATATTGTTATGAACTAGTCCGATTGGACTAGTGGGTCCCCATTCGATTAATATCGTTAAATGCTACAATTACAAGAGCGGTGGTTAATTGCATTTATCAATCACATTTTGAGTGCAGTctttatgaaattatttcagTTTGGATGCATCTTTTGTGAGTATTTGTGTTCACGAAAGCATCCAGACTGTAATTTGGGTTAAAAATTGTAAACTGATCATATCAGAATTTGAAGTGCTTAAGCAAAGCggctgtatatttaatttggactagtaaaattttggggtttactagtccaaatTACTAGCagtgaaaaaaattaatgtcaCAGACTAGATACACCAGCTGCAAAAGATTAACGCTCAATATTAAGTGAGTAGGATGACTAGTTTGCCGATTGTCAGTACCTGGTACATAATATAATTGCGGATGTGTGCTGTTTGGTATCTTCATGAGATAGCACCAAAAAAAGCCCAGTGTTACATGGAGACACAATGCACCCAAGTATAtgacagcctcccaaatcatacaGGCAATCACACAAGCAACATATTGCATACAGAGAAGCCCATCTTGCTAAGCCCAACTACCAACCAATATCTTCTCCGGTAATAGTCtgttaataattataatatacctCTTGACCTGCTGACAATTCCTCCCAACTTCCAAGTGTTTATAGTACACTAAGTGCTTCTTGACCTGGTATACTCTCCCTGACAACACTAGTTCCTGACCACTGAAACAACAAATCATAATCTCCTTTTCATGAATACCATGGCCACGTCCTTTGTCTGAGACTGACCTCATTTACTTTATCTAATGGCTTCTGACTTCTTTGCTTATTTTCTCTTACAGATATGTCACTAACCTTTTCCACTTCCTCCTACTTCTCATACATTACCTTTTTCTCATGACCTACTCTGCCACTTTCCCTGTGTGACCTCATATTGCCTCATTGTTCTACTCCTCCTGACCTTTTGACTTCCTCAATGGTCACCTACATCCTCTTGATCTCCTCTGTCTTACCTTCTCTTTTTTCCTGATTTTCCTCCTGACCTCCTGCCCTTTATCTTTCTCCATTTTACGTCCCTTTTTTCTGACCATCTTCCTCCTTGATACCTTCCTGTTCTGCTTTGTTGGACATTCTTTTCACCCTTAATCCCTTTTTCTGGCCTTTTGGTCTTCTCCTCGGGCCTCCAACCAACCTGTCTTTCCTGGTTTTCCTTACCCTTCTTTCTCTAGCTGACCTACATTTCCTCCAAACCTTTTCCTGACCTTCCCTAATTTGCTGACCCTAACCTCCTCCCCCAGACTGCCTCACCCTGCCATTTTACCCTTTCCACTAGATTGCTGTaataagaaataatattttgaatatattaacattttccCATCagtgttatttcatttttgctGTCAAGTTTCCTGCCACTATTCTTCCTCATAGACAAGTTTTCAATTTACAAATCTGCACAAATGTAAATTGAAATGaagaaataatacatttaccAGTAAATTAATGACTATTTTGATAATCTTGATACTTTTCCAGATGGCTATTGCTGTTGCAGAGGTAAAAACATATTATAGACAATATAGTGTTTTAGTGTGTGACATTATGATATGGCTTCTTAATTTGTTTCAACAATGAATTGTGTTGCTTAATTTGCATGTGCTTCATCTGCTTTAATGATTTTGCTTTGCATAAAAGTGTTGTACAATGGATACAAGAGTTGTTGAATATGTTATGGCCATTTTCAATTGTCTTTGCTTTCAATGCCTCCTTAGGTACATGGACTTCTCCATATTGAGTTTCAAATTTTAACTAGTGATACAGAGTTATTTTTTATCACA
Coding sequences:
- the LOC138315445 gene encoding RING finger and SPRY domain-containing protein 1-like — its product is MIVTFWIAHNIFRSAIKNRRLLKQVLQSFAWKMGACICKDKTNSRENRGGSNAVSSFISSETSTRGQHSLQTDSRLGNHRPASSGGWRPRKTVDELVLETLHVIRSLVDNEREPPQAMLCLQEVAESQSGWLEMVSSLIHSIPIEDPLGPAVVTLLLDECPLPTKETTLVLCQKMNLTNEDQGAKNSDSFRKIHRNIGVVLGCLAEKLAGPNSIALLTPRVLDYLLGNLDMSLPPVVILHSLVALEKFAQTSENKATTNRALQGTSPNKIEELEKWWQNPDYQKREVGFCAKWCLDNLFITEGHKFSHEAEDLSDVNVMLNSNDVSEYLKISPDGTEARSDASSFESVRCTFQVDSGVWYYEVTVITDGVMQIGWATKESSFLNHEGYGIGDDEYSMAYDGCRQLIWYNAESQSHSHDFWKPGNTVGLLLNLEEKELTFSLNGKCLPPYRDLFKHAKGGFFAAASFMSYQQCEFNFGARKPYKFPPKDVKFKSFNDHAHLSDEEKIILPRHKKLELLKSLKVQEDSCTLCFDNKATHSLMPCKHMGFCYKCSIQLEICPICRCKIAERVNTCDTIDDKDIVKLNPTASKKRKHKKS